Proteins from a single region of Halorubrum sp. 2020YC2:
- a CDS encoding riboflavin synthase: protein MFTGIVEGTGAVRERTETDDGLRLRIGVDGFDDLHHGQSISVSGVCLTVEEYGDGADATDADGGEWFEVFLASETVAKTYLGAVGEGDAVNVERAMPADGRFDGHVVQGHVDTVAEVTGIERVGEDWRFTFEIPEGHDDYLVDKGSVTLDGISLTVAEKRDGEFDAAIIPTTYDLTTLSEKSVGDPVHLEADVIAKYVENMLNGYAGAD, encoded by the coding sequence ATGTTCACCGGCATCGTCGAGGGCACGGGCGCGGTCCGGGAGCGGACTGAGACCGACGACGGGCTCCGGCTTCGGATCGGCGTCGACGGGTTCGACGACCTCCACCACGGCCAGTCGATAAGCGTGAGCGGGGTGTGTCTGACCGTCGAGGAGTACGGCGACGGCGCCGACGCCACCGACGCCGACGGCGGCGAGTGGTTCGAGGTGTTCCTCGCGAGCGAGACGGTCGCGAAGACGTACCTCGGGGCGGTCGGGGAGGGCGACGCGGTCAACGTCGAGCGCGCGATGCCCGCCGACGGGCGGTTCGACGGCCACGTCGTTCAGGGCCACGTCGACACCGTCGCGGAGGTGACGGGGATCGAGCGCGTGGGCGAGGACTGGCGGTTCACGTTCGAGATTCCGGAGGGCCACGACGACTACCTCGTGGACAAGGGGTCGGTGACGCTCGACGGAATCTCGCTGACGGTCGCGGAGAAGCGCGACGGGGAGTTCGACGCCGCGATCATCCCGACGACATACGACCTGACGACGCTCTCGGAGAAGTCGGTCGGGGACCCGGTCCACCTCGAAGCCGACGTGATCGCGAAGTACGTCGAGAACATGTTGAACGGGTACGCGGGAGCGGACTGA
- a CDS encoding HVO_0416 family zinc finger protein: MSSSAPGSDDDVFDEFLSDHGHETEIVDWERSYNKLQCPECGALHEEGTARCSVCDWRPN; the protein is encoded by the coding sequence ATGTCCAGTAGCGCACCCGGCTCGGACGACGACGTGTTCGACGAGTTCCTCTCCGACCACGGTCACGAAACCGAAATCGTAGACTGGGAGCGATCGTATAACAAGCTCCAGTGTCCCGAGTGCGGTGCGCTCCACGAGGAGGGAACGGCGCGGTGTTCGGTCTGCGACTGGCGACCGAACTGA
- a CDS encoding proline dehydrogenase family protein: MIPPIARRFVAGESVPAALDHARASNEDGVAVILNLLGEHYADPAEARADTDAYLELLDDIAGSGLDACVSVKPSQIGMDVSADLFEEHYREIVARADELDAFVWCDMEDADTTDATLDAFESIAADYPWSVGQCIQSNLKRTADDLDRLIDVPGKIRLVKGAYDEPSSIAYTEKADVDEAYRDDLRLLFERRDRGVAVGSHDPEMISLADRLSRDHGADYEVQMLMGVREDAQRDLAAQGVDVYQYAPYGGKWLSYFYRRVRERKENLTFAVRAVLGQ, encoded by the coding sequence ATGATTCCCCCCATCGCCCGGCGGTTCGTCGCCGGCGAGAGCGTCCCGGCGGCCCTCGACCACGCTCGCGCGTCGAACGAGGACGGCGTCGCGGTCATCCTCAACCTGCTGGGCGAGCACTACGCCGACCCCGCGGAGGCCCGCGCGGACACCGACGCGTACCTCGAACTGCTCGACGACATCGCCGGCAGCGGGCTCGACGCCTGCGTCTCGGTGAAACCCTCCCAGATCGGGATGGACGTCTCGGCCGACCTGTTCGAGGAACACTACCGCGAGATCGTCGCGCGCGCCGACGAACTCGACGCGTTCGTCTGGTGTGACATGGAGGACGCCGACACCACCGACGCCACTCTCGACGCGTTCGAGTCCATCGCCGCCGACTACCCGTGGAGCGTCGGCCAGTGCATCCAGTCGAACCTGAAACGCACCGCCGACGACCTCGACCGCCTGATCGATGTTCCGGGAAAAATCCGGCTCGTGAAGGGCGCGTACGACGAGCCGTCGTCGATCGCGTACACCGAAAAGGCGGACGTCGACGAGGCGTACCGCGACGACCTCCGGCTCCTCTTCGAGCGCCGCGACCGCGGGGTCGCGGTCGGCAGCCACGACCCGGAGATGATCTCGCTGGCGGACCGACTCTCGCGCGACCACGGCGCCGACTACGAGGTCCAGATGCTGATGGGGGTCCGGGAGGACGCCCAGCGCGACCTGGCCGCGCAGGGGGTCGACGTGTACCAGTACGCCCCGTACGGCGGCAAGTGGCTCTCGTACTTCTACCGGCGCGTCCGCGAGCGCAAGGAGAACCTGACGTTCGCGGTCCGGGCGGTTCTGGGGCAGTAA
- a CDS encoding phosphoglycerol geranylgeranyltransferase, with protein sequence MTNPWDDWDHVLKVDPDKDLRPGETFEDVCRTGTDAIEIGGTLDVTAEKMTRVVDAAAEYDVPLYQEPSNPGVVIDSPALDGYLIPTVFNAGGPFWITGAHKEWVRIDDLDWSRTHTEAYIVMNPEASVAQLTEADCDLTADDVGAYAKVAERMFGQEIVYVEYSGTFGDPEKVAAAHDALDDATLFYGGGIHDYESANEMAAHSDVIVVGDLLHDEGVDAVRETVKGAKDAHDD encoded by the coding sequence ATGACCAACCCGTGGGACGACTGGGACCACGTCCTGAAGGTCGACCCCGACAAGGACCTCCGACCGGGCGAGACCTTCGAGGACGTCTGCCGGACCGGGACGGACGCGATCGAGATCGGCGGGACCCTCGACGTCACCGCGGAGAAGATGACCCGCGTCGTCGACGCCGCCGCGGAGTACGACGTGCCGCTGTATCAGGAGCCGTCGAACCCGGGCGTCGTGATCGACTCGCCGGCGCTCGACGGCTACCTGATCCCGACCGTGTTCAACGCGGGCGGCCCCTTCTGGATCACCGGCGCGCACAAGGAGTGGGTCCGGATCGACGACCTCGACTGGAGCCGGACCCACACCGAGGCGTACATCGTCATGAACCCCGAGGCGTCGGTCGCCCAGTTGACGGAGGCCGACTGCGACCTCACCGCCGACGACGTGGGGGCGTACGCGAAGGTGGCCGAGCGCATGTTCGGCCAGGAGATAGTGTACGTCGAGTACTCGGGCACCTTCGGGGACCCTGAGAAGGTCGCGGCCGCCCACGACGCCTTGGACGACGCCACCCTCTTCTACGGCGGCGGGATTCACGACTACGAGTCGGCCAACGAGATGGCCGCCCACAGCGACGTGATCGTCGTGGGCGACCTGCTCCACGACGAGGGCGTCGACGCCGTCCGCGAGACGGTGAAGGGCGCGAAGGACGCGCACGACGACTAA
- a CDS encoding CDP-2,3-bis-(O-geranylgeranyl)-sn-glycerol synthase, with amino-acid sequence MIGALVATAFWAMLPAYVPNNAAVLAGGGRPIDGGREWRGARLLGDGKTWRGTAVGTLVGVCLALALNALAEPASAALGVALPTFALPAAFALAFGAMCGDIGASFLKRRSGRERGAAFPGLDQLDFVVGALGLAFLVDADWALATFTPRVLAVVLVMTPVLHVVTNVAAYALGVKNEPW; translated from the coding sequence ATGATCGGTGCGCTCGTCGCGACCGCGTTCTGGGCGATGCTCCCGGCGTACGTCCCGAACAACGCCGCGGTGTTGGCCGGCGGGGGACGCCCGATAGACGGCGGCCGCGAATGGCGCGGCGCGCGGCTGCTCGGCGACGGGAAGACGTGGCGCGGCACCGCGGTCGGCACGCTGGTGGGAGTCTGCCTCGCGCTCGCGCTCAACGCGCTCGCGGAGCCGGCGAGCGCCGCGCTCGGCGTCGCCCTCCCGACGTTCGCGCTCCCGGCCGCGTTCGCGCTCGCGTTCGGCGCGATGTGCGGCGACATCGGCGCCTCCTTCCTCAAGCGGCGGTCCGGCCGCGAGCGCGGCGCCGCGTTCCCCGGACTCGACCAGCTCGACTTCGTCGTCGGCGCGCTGGGACTCGCCTTCCTCGTCGACGCCGACTGGGCGCTGGCGACCTTCACCCCTCGCGTCTTGGCGGTCGTCCTCGTGATGACTCCCGTCCTCCACGTCGTCACGAACGTCGCGGCCTACGCGCTCGGCGTGAAGAACGAGCCGTGGTGA
- a CDS encoding ATPase, T2SS/T4P/T4SS family — protein MNLDLTGRIAGDAGGTPLRVLPWTGADPDACRCEPTFREPVGTGVEDRSVLDVDADDCPGRGDLAASADCLATVVAALSDRDVDVIRTRHRGRERSYADSAADLLVAAGRFRERIAFHEERLADRVTCDPIGAAREASGRAGPAERIATETGLLSAVADVTGGPVEADGDRGVAESLRAHVGPTAATARVAAAPPPGATLTDRWTVSTGATVRLYEGDDSLRTYHLTPPTADLDAESVTTLAAARERLLDDPAGGDRAPGRAVRAAADGDEPVADLTEILRRHTHGYGAFEHVFADERVSDATVTAPVAENPLRVVLDGERCRTNVRLPPEGAATLASRLRRSSGRAFSRATPTLDATIESETGRVRVAAATAPASDGLSFTFRRGDPEAWTLARLVSVDTLTPAAAGLLSVAVERGVTGLIAGGRAAGKTTALGSLLWELPAETRAIAIEDTPELPVEALADAGRDVQRLRVGDGAELAPADAVRTALRMGGGAISVGEVRGEEARALYEAMRVGAAGETVLGTIHGQDPGAVEERVVTDLGVARSSFAATDVIAVLDSHRVESIVEVGGRDGGVSFDPLFERTERGLVATGRIDRGESRLIDGLAGSDESYAAVRDAVDRRSERISEAVRAGRIAPSRYAGGDERDDGSAGSDGGGR, from the coding sequence ATGAACCTCGATCTCACCGGGCGGATCGCCGGCGACGCCGGCGGGACGCCGCTCCGCGTGCTCCCGTGGACCGGCGCGGACCCCGACGCGTGCCGGTGTGAACCGACGTTTCGCGAGCCCGTCGGAACGGGCGTCGAGGACCGGAGCGTTCTCGACGTCGACGCGGACGACTGTCCCGGTCGCGGCGACCTCGCAGCCAGCGCGGACTGCCTCGCGACCGTCGTCGCGGCGCTCAGCGACCGCGACGTCGACGTGATCAGAACTCGACACCGCGGCCGAGAGCGCTCTTACGCCGACAGTGCGGCCGATCTCTTGGTCGCGGCCGGACGGTTCCGCGAGCGGATCGCGTTCCACGAGGAGCGGCTGGCCGACCGGGTGACCTGCGACCCGATCGGTGCGGCGAGGGAGGCGAGCGGACGCGCGGGGCCCGCGGAGCGAATCGCGACCGAGACGGGGCTGTTGTCGGCGGTCGCGGACGTCACGGGCGGACCGGTCGAGGCCGACGGAGACCGCGGGGTAGCGGAGAGCCTTCGGGCGCACGTCGGCCCGACGGCGGCGACCGCGCGCGTCGCAGCCGCGCCGCCGCCGGGCGCGACGCTGACCGACCGCTGGACGGTGTCGACCGGGGCGACAGTGCGGCTGTACGAGGGCGACGACTCGCTGCGGACGTACCACCTCACGCCGCCGACCGCCGACCTTGACGCCGAGAGCGTGACGACGCTGGCCGCCGCCCGAGAGCGGCTGCTCGACGATCCGGCCGGCGGAGACAGGGCGCCCGGGCGGGCGGTGCGGGCGGCCGCCGACGGCGACGAGCCAGTCGCAGACCTCACCGAGATCCTGCGGCGACACACCCACGGCTACGGCGCGTTCGAGCACGTCTTCGCCGACGAGCGGGTGAGCGACGCGACGGTGACGGCGCCAGTCGCGGAGAACCCCCTGCGCGTCGTCCTCGACGGGGAGCGCTGCCGAACGAACGTGCGGCTCCCACCGGAGGGGGCCGCCACGCTCGCGTCGCGGCTGCGTCGGTCGAGCGGTCGGGCGTTCTCGCGGGCGACCCCGACGCTCGACGCGACGATCGAGTCGGAGACCGGTCGGGTCAGGGTCGCCGCGGCCACGGCGCCCGCGAGCGACGGCCTCTCGTTCACGTTTCGGCGGGGCGATCCGGAGGCGTGGACGCTCGCGCGGCTGGTGTCCGTCGACACGCTCACGCCGGCGGCGGCCGGCCTGCTGTCGGTCGCCGTCGAGCGCGGCGTGACCGGCCTGATCGCCGGGGGGCGGGCGGCCGGGAAGACGACGGCCCTCGGGTCGCTGCTCTGGGAACTGCCTGCGGAGACGCGGGCCATCGCGATCGAGGACACGCCGGAGCTCCCAGTAGAGGCGCTCGCCGACGCCGGCCGGGACGTCCAGCGCCTCCGTGTCGGGGACGGGGCGGAGCTGGCGCCGGCGGACGCGGTGCGGACGGCGCTCCGCATGGGCGGCGGGGCGATCAGCGTCGGCGAGGTGCGCGGCGAGGAGGCGCGGGCGCTGTACGAGGCGATGCGCGTCGGCGCCGCCGGCGAGACAGTGCTCGGGACGATCCACGGCCAGGACCCGGGGGCGGTCGAGGAGCGCGTCGTCACCGACCTCGGGGTGGCCCGCTCGTCGTTCGCCGCGACCGACGTGATCGCGGTCCTCGACTCCCACCGCGTCGAGTCGATCGTCGAGGTCGGCGGCCGCGACGGCGGCGTGAGCTTCGATCCGCTGTTCGAGCGGACGGAGCGGGGGCTCGTCGCAACGGGCCGGATCGACCGCGGCGAGAGCCGGCTTATCGACGGGCTCGCCGGGTCGGACGAGTCGTACGCGGCGGTTCGAGATGCCGTCGACCGTCGGAGCGAGCGGATCAGCGAGGCGGTTCGAGCGGGGCGGATCGCCCCGAGCCGGTACGCCGGGGGCGACGAGCGCGACGACGGGAGCGCCGGCTCCGACGGAGGGGGACGATGA
- a CDS encoding tubulin/FtsZ family protein, with amino-acid sequence MKAVLLGVGQAGGKLTTALAQFDADAGYGAVLDALAVNTAAADLDPLPLETVLVGQSRVNGHGVGGDNELGAEVMHEDAVEVLDALAPKVTAEAEAVFVVAGLGGGTGSGGAPVLVRELNRVYDVPVYAIGILPGRDEGTMYQVNAGRSLKTLVREADATILLDNDAWRSAGESVEGGYEAINASMAKRIGLLLAAGEAVEGVAESVVDTSEVINTLRAGGMAAVGFASAPAAEDPQENVTTVTSAVRSAVMTGLSLPSATDADAALVAVAGDPDRISRKGAEKARKWLQEETGSMQVRGGDFPLDSDRMAALVLLAGVERSQRVEAFLERARQAVRDEREETPDPAAAFENDEIDDLL; translated from the coding sequence ATGAAAGCAGTCCTCCTCGGCGTCGGACAGGCGGGCGGCAAGCTGACGACCGCCCTCGCGCAGTTCGACGCCGACGCCGGCTACGGCGCGGTCCTCGACGCGCTCGCGGTCAACACGGCCGCGGCCGACCTCGATCCCCTCCCGCTCGAAACGGTCCTCGTCGGGCAGTCACGCGTCAACGGTCACGGCGTCGGCGGCGACAACGAACTCGGCGCGGAAGTGATGCACGAGGACGCCGTCGAAGTGCTCGACGCGCTGGCGCCGAAGGTCACCGCGGAGGCCGAGGCGGTGTTCGTCGTCGCCGGGCTCGGCGGCGGGACCGGCTCCGGCGGCGCACCGGTCCTCGTCCGCGAGCTGAACCGCGTGTACGACGTCCCCGTCTACGCGATCGGTATTCTCCCCGGTCGCGACGAGGGAACGATGTATCAGGTGAACGCCGGCCGGTCGCTGAAGACGCTGGTCCGCGAGGCGGACGCGACGATCCTGCTCGACAACGACGCGTGGCGCTCCGCGGGGGAGTCCGTCGAGGGCGGCTACGAGGCGATCAACGCCTCGATGGCGAAGCGGATCGGGCTCCTCTTGGCCGCCGGCGAGGCGGTCGAGGGGGTCGCGGAGTCCGTCGTCGACACGAGCGAGGTGATCAACACGCTCCGGGCCGGCGGGATGGCCGCGGTCGGGTTCGCGTCCGCGCCGGCGGCCGAGGACCCGCAGGAGAACGTCACCACGGTGACGAGCGCGGTCCGCAGCGCGGTGATGACCGGCCTCTCGCTGCCGAGCGCCACCGACGCCGACGCCGCCCTCGTCGCGGTCGCCGGCGACCCCGACCGGATCTCCCGGAAGGGCGCGGAGAAGGCCCGCAAGTGGCTTCAAGAGGAGACGGGGTCGATGCAGGTCCGCGGCGGCGACTTCCCGCTCGACTCCGACCGGATGGCCGCCCTGGTGCTGCTCGCGGGCGTCGAGCGCTCCCAGCGCGTCGAGGCGTTCCTCGAACGCGCCCGGCAGGCGGTCCGCGACGAGCGCGAGGAGACGCCCGACCCGGCGGCCGCGTTCGAGAACGACGAGATCGACGACCTGCTCTGA
- a CDS encoding DUF502 domain-containing protein: MSTWKRDFASGLIVLAPLLVLLLVLRWIYQYIASIPLIEDLQPNIIPTPLEPVSRVVIAFAVFATVVLAVGYFMRTTLGRLAESAVDDTINRIPALRVVYNASKLAIETAISGTDELQSPVYIETWPGIRMTAFRTGKKTRDGKIVLFMPTAPNITTGFVIEVEPERVEETGETVEEGMTRVLSAGFAESAHQVPVHEEAPTEGDGADTPDGYGHVRTDGTPGDGTPADGDGSAAEGSGSGE; the protein is encoded by the coding sequence ATGTCCACGTGGAAACGCGATTTCGCCAGCGGGCTCATCGTGCTGGCGCCGCTCCTCGTTCTCCTGTTAGTCCTCCGCTGGATCTACCAGTACATCGCGTCGATCCCGCTCATCGAGGACCTCCAACCCAACATCATTCCGACCCCGCTAGAGCCCGTCTCCCGCGTCGTTATCGCGTTCGCGGTGTTCGCGACCGTCGTGCTCGCGGTGGGCTATTTCATGCGGACCACCCTCGGCCGGCTGGCGGAGTCGGCGGTGGACGACACGATAAACCGGATCCCCGCGCTCCGGGTGGTGTACAACGCCTCGAAGCTCGCGATCGAGACGGCCATCTCCGGCACCGACGAGCTTCAGAGCCCGGTGTACATCGAGACGTGGCCGGGGATCCGGATGACCGCCTTCCGGACCGGAAAGAAGACCCGCGACGGGAAGATCGTCTTGTTCATGCCGACCGCGCCGAACATCACCACCGGCTTCGTCATCGAGGTTGAGCCGGAGCGCGTCGAGGAGACCGGCGAGACCGTCGAGGAGGGGATGACGCGGGTCCTCTCCGCCGGGTTCGCGGAGTCCGCCCATCAGGTCCCCGTCCACGAGGAGGCCCCGACCGAGGGCGACGGCGCGGACACGCCCGACGGGTACGGACACGTCCGGACCGACGGGACCCCGGGCGACGGGACCCCGGCCGACGGAGACGGGTCGGCGGCCGAGGGAAGCGGCTCCGGTGAGTGA
- a CDS encoding M24 family metallopeptidase: protein MSGREPVPHEPAGGELRPLRTDLRPVVKAVSEADAAAFIAVGDRFDDGLRYLTRFSGPDRPSALAVVPGDGAAAESDGSDADAPAGRAVLCAPALFREQAEREFVAGARDSAPQSADDTGDDADGGFHDGVVREVRTENVGDHAGERAAAVVADLIDGGEEDETGTADRTVLTPASLPHDAAVYVERAGNELASTDAVAAARTRKTPAEVDRIRRVQRAAVAGLARAEAVLAESEVTDESDEKAADDGTADGRRPPLRWADDPLTTERLRREVNAALAGRGVRDAGNTVIGAGPSAADLHYVGNDPIRPGETVLLDVSPRGPDGYYGDVTRTFIVDGDGGWERRAYVAVEAAREAALAEVEPGVPAKTVHGEAAAELTAYGFDPTAGEGEAGFTHGTGHGVGMSLHEGPSLSGVGELRPGHVVTIEPGVYDPDVGGVRLEDLILVTDDGYELLAEYPFGIAPGPDSD, encoded by the coding sequence GTGAGCGGGAGAGAGCCGGTCCCCCACGAGCCGGCCGGTGGCGAACTCCGCCCGCTTCGGACCGACCTCCGCCCCGTCGTCAAGGCGGTCAGCGAGGCCGACGCGGCCGCGTTCATCGCCGTCGGTGACCGCTTCGACGACGGCCTGCGCTACCTCACGCGCTTTTCGGGACCGGACCGGCCGTCCGCGCTGGCCGTCGTTCCCGGCGACGGAGCGGCCGCCGAGAGCGACGGGTCGGACGCCGACGCCCCCGCGGGGCGCGCGGTCCTCTGTGCCCCCGCGCTGTTCCGCGAACAGGCAGAGCGGGAGTTCGTCGCAGGCGCGCGAGACTCGGCTCCCCAGTCGGCGGACGACACGGGGGACGACGCCGACGGCGGGTTTCACGACGGGGTCGTCCGCGAGGTCCGGACGGAGAACGTCGGAGACCACGCCGGCGAACGCGCGGCCGCGGTCGTGGCCGACCTCATCGACGGCGGCGAGGAGGACGAGACCGGAACCGCCGACAGAACCGTACTCACCCCCGCGTCGCTCCCCCACGACGCCGCGGTGTACGTCGAGCGCGCGGGCAACGAACTGGCGTCGACGGACGCCGTCGCGGCCGCCCGGACGCGCAAGACGCCGGCGGAGGTCGACCGGATCCGGCGCGTCCAGCGCGCGGCGGTCGCCGGTCTCGCCCGCGCCGAGGCGGTGCTCGCGGAGAGCGAGGTCACCGATGAGAGCGACGAGAAGGCGGCTGACGACGGGACCGCCGACGGCCGGCGGCCGCCGCTCCGCTGGGCGGACGACCCGCTGACGACGGAGCGGCTCCGCCGCGAAGTGAACGCCGCGCTCGCCGGTCGCGGCGTCCGCGACGCCGGCAACACGGTGATCGGGGCCGGGCCGTCCGCGGCCGACCTCCACTACGTCGGCAACGACCCGATCCGGCCGGGCGAGACGGTTCTTCTAGACGTCTCCCCGCGCGGCCCGGACGGCTACTACGGCGACGTCACCCGGACGTTCATCGTCGACGGCGACGGCGGCTGGGAGCGCCGGGCGTACGTCGCGGTCGAGGCCGCCCGCGAGGCCGCGCTCGCGGAGGTCGAACCCGGCGTGCCGGCCAAGACGGTCCACGGCGAGGCGGCCGCAGAGCTCACCGCTTACGGCTTCGACCCGACCGCGGGCGAGGGCGAGGCCGGCTTCACCCACGGCACCGGCCACGGCGTCGGGATGAGCCTCCACGAGGGGCCGTCGCTGTCGGGCGTGGGCGAACTGCGGCCGGGCCACGTCGTGACGATAGAGCCCGGCGTCTACGACCCGGACGTTGGCGGCGTCAGACTGGAGGACCTGATCCTCGTCACCGACGACGGGTACGAGCTACTGGCGGAGTACCCGTTCGGGATCGCTCCCGGTCCGGACTCGGACTGA
- a CDS encoding ATP-dependent helicase, whose amino-acid sequence MTDTTVTRLFGGPGSGKTTALLDRVEEILETEDADVRDVLVVSYTRAAAAEIRERLAERLDISPRSLQGNVSTMHAKAYELLDLSRGDVVGEDDKESFCEEYGIEFEDQHGGAGRRTARSTTIGNKIIATSQWLQRTERDVADWYDVPFQWNVEEVRLPPEEDPNAQEGNKYTPTWPSDDERIDIPETIRAWRAYKGDNDLVGFADMLERVAQRSLVPNVDYLIIDEFQDITTLQYNVFEEWRPHMEKVLIAGDDDQVVYAWQGADPDLLLDTDVDEDVVLPNSYRLPSEILNVVNAEIRHIDKRQEKDLHPRKEGGTVEAIQSPSMIELVRNVRYTVEDDEGDIMCLFRARYQMFDFIDEFIDHGIPFSMLTDGRMWTDRVQDYVSAIEKAEAGDPVNGLEARRLADMLQDSAFGTHDRDEFYDFLDDREEAADADDVSLIEVSADTLDDYIPFMPDTASADDMVRKVTSFQRKSMGAYFAGDYQGTDPTRVRVGTIHSAKGREADHVFVATDLTEKVVEQMAASIDDPTDVDGVEEFTKSTSPVPLLTDNERRVFYVGMSRARERLVIMESLISGAPTLPISVLLFDELREEPAQELVEEVQAELAVPEPEP is encoded by the coding sequence ATGACCGATACTACGGTGACGCGGCTGTTCGGGGGGCCGGGCAGCGGGAAGACGACCGCGCTCTTGGACCGCGTCGAGGAGATACTGGAGACCGAGGACGCCGACGTGCGCGACGTGCTCGTCGTCTCGTACACGCGCGCGGCCGCCGCCGAGATCCGCGAGCGGCTCGCGGAGCGGCTCGACATCTCGCCGCGCAGCCTCCAGGGGAACGTGAGCACGATGCACGCGAAGGCGTACGAGCTGCTCGACCTCTCGCGGGGCGACGTGGTGGGCGAGGACGACAAGGAGTCGTTCTGCGAGGAGTACGGCATCGAGTTCGAGGACCAGCACGGCGGCGCGGGCCGCCGGACCGCGCGGTCGACGACCATCGGCAACAAGATCATCGCCACCTCGCAGTGGCTCCAGCGCACCGAGCGCGACGTGGCCGACTGGTACGACGTGCCCTTCCAGTGGAACGTCGAGGAGGTCCGCCTCCCGCCCGAGGAGGACCCGAACGCTCAGGAGGGCAACAAGTACACCCCGACGTGGCCCTCCGACGACGAGCGGATCGACATCCCGGAAACGATCCGAGCGTGGCGCGCGTACAAGGGCGACAACGACCTCGTCGGCTTCGCGGACATGCTCGAACGGGTCGCGCAGCGCTCGCTCGTGCCGAACGTCGACTACCTGATCATCGACGAGTTCCAGGACATCACGACGCTCCAGTACAACGTCTTCGAGGAGTGGCGGCCGCACATGGAGAAGGTCCTGATCGCCGGCGACGACGACCAGGTCGTCTACGCGTGGCAGGGCGCCGACCCCGACCTCCTCTTGGACACCGACGTCGACGAGGACGTTGTGCTCCCGAACTCCTACCGGCTCCCCTCGGAGATCCTCAACGTCGTCAACGCGGAGATCCGCCACATCGACAAGCGGCAGGAGAAGGACCTCCACCCGCGCAAGGAGGGCGGGACCGTCGAGGCGATCCAGTCGCCCTCGATGATCGAGCTCGTCCGGAACGTCCGGTACACCGTCGAGGACGACGAGGGCGACATCATGTGCCTGTTCCGGGCGCGCTACCAGATGTTCGACTTCATCGACGAGTTCATCGACCACGGCATCCCCTTCTCGATGCTCACCGACGGGCGGATGTGGACCGACCGGGTCCAAGACTACGTGAGCGCCATCGAGAAGGCGGAGGCCGGCGACCCCGTGAACGGGCTGGAGGCCCGGCGGCTGGCCGACATGCTTCAGGACTCCGCGTTCGGGACCCACGACCGCGACGAGTTCTACGACTTCCTCGACGACCGCGAGGAGGCGGCCGACGCCGACGACGTCTCGCTGATCGAGGTCTCGGCCGACACGCTCGACGACTACATCCCCTTCATGCCGGACACCGCGAGCGCCGACGACATGGTCCGGAAGGTGACGAGCTTCCAGCGGAAGTCGATGGGCGCGTACTTCGCGGGCGACTACCAGGGGACCGACCCGACCCGCGTCCGCGTCGGCACCATCCACTCCGCGAAGGGCCGCGAGGCCGACCACGTGTTCGTCGCGACCGACCTCACGGAGAAGGTGGTCGAGCAGATGGCGGCCTCCATCGACGACCCGACGGACGTCGACGGCGTCGAGGAGTTCACGAAGTCGACCAGCCCCGTCCCCCTGCTCACGGACAACGAGCGCCGCGTCTTCTACGTCGGGATGTCCCGCGCCCGCGAGCGGCTCGTGATCATGGAGAGCCTGATCAGCGGCGCGCCGACGCTCCCGATCAGCGTCCTGCTGTTCGACGAGCTCCGCGAGGAGCCGGCACAGGAGCTCGTCGAGGAGGTCCAAGCGGAGCTGGCGGTGCCCGAGCCGGAGCCGTGA